One window of the Deltaproteobacteria bacterium genome contains the following:
- the cas7c gene encoding type I-C CRISPR-associated protein Cas7/Csd2, with protein sequence MATLSKKIDFAMIMSVKNANPNGDPLNGNRPRTDYEGLGEMTDVCIKRKIRDRLVERFVSLKKEGQEKGQAVFVQSDDRKCDEFKSLRTRAEAALGKDIGGTDTVKRACEEWIDVRAFGQLFAFKSAKKGKNEGDTGISIGIRGPVTIQSAFSVEPVSVSSTQITKSVNAEETKDGKRSSDTMGMKHRVDNGIYVTYGSMNPQLADRTKFSDEDAGVIKSILPKLFENDASSARPEGSMAVQKVIWWEHNSKAGQYSSAKVHKTLTVNTDGSYSLNNLDGLKPQEIDGF encoded by the coding sequence ATGGCTACTCTGAGCAAGAAAATCGATTTTGCAATGATCATGAGCGTAAAGAATGCCAATCCAAACGGTGACCCGTTAAATGGGAATCGTCCTCGCACTGATTACGAAGGTCTGGGTGAAATGACCGATGTTTGCATTAAAAGAAAAATCCGGGATCGCCTGGTTGAAAGGTTTGTTTCTCTGAAAAAAGAGGGACAAGAGAAAGGGCAAGCTGTTTTTGTACAGTCTGATGATCGCAAGTGCGATGAATTCAAAAGCCTCAGGACCCGAGCCGAGGCGGCACTCGGCAAAGATATTGGCGGAACAGATACGGTAAAGAGGGCGTGTGAAGAATGGATTGATGTTCGCGCTTTCGGACAGTTGTTTGCTTTTAAGTCAGCGAAAAAAGGGAAGAATGAAGGAGATACCGGTATATCCATTGGTATTCGTGGCCCGGTAACAATTCAATCCGCTTTTAGCGTTGAACCGGTAAGTGTCTCCAGCACGCAAATCACCAAGAGTGTTAATGCGGAGGAAACGAAGGACGGGAAACGAAGTTCCGATACCATGGGCATGAAACACCGTGTGGACAACGGGATTTACGTCACGTACGGAAGTATGAATCCCCAGCTTGCCGACCGCACAAAATTTTCTGATGAGGACGCCGGGGTTATAAAGTCCATTCTTCCCAAACTCTTTGAAAATGACGCCTCCTCTGCCCGCCCGGAAGGCAGTATGGCTGTGCAGAAAGTCATCTGGTGGGAACATAACAGCAAAGCAGGTCAATATTCATCTGCCAAAGTACACAAAACACTCACTGTAAATACAGATGGAAGTTACTCGCTGAATAATCTGGATGGACTTAAACCCCAAGAGATTGATGGGTTCTGA